Below is a window of Mobula hypostoma chromosome X2, sMobHyp1.1, whole genome shotgun sequence DNA.
ATCTAATTAGGTTTCTGCTCTGCCAACTTGCTTACAATCGAGTTGTTTTGTTGAATACACTAGATGTAGAAAAAACCTTGTTGATTTTTGTTTACTTTCCAGTTTAACTCAGAACATTGAAAACAATTTCATACGAATATCCTGAAGTACCTCTTCAAGAGCATTCTGAATCTGGCATTATAACTTGGTCACCTTACTTAATCAAGCATTTAATTCGAAAATGTCATTTATTTGAATATAGCCAGCAAAACCAAACCCACAAGGACAGCATGAAAGATGCACatagttctcagcccaaaacgttgactgtactcttttccataggtggtgcctgtcctgctgagttgctccagtattttgtatgtgttgctcggatttccagcatctgcagattttcccttgtttgtgataggTGTTCAGACAATGATTACGTAATTTTGTTTTTCCCGTCATCACTGTTTTGGTGTGTCATAAATGACAGCAGTTTATTGTGTGAGTCAATTTCATTCTAAAAAGAAGTTGTAGCATTTTCATTctcaaaattaatcaaaagaaagaGTGTTGATCAGAATTTGGGTTTCTTGTGCCATTGCCAATAATATGAGCTGAGGAACAGGGGcaatttcactactgcattggaggATCAGGCGttagagtttttttaaaaaaactatcaaTTTAATGCCACTGTGTGGCAGAAGTGAGCTCCATTCCATATTGCGGGACTCAGTGATGCTGTTGTGTGGAGGAGAATGTGTACTGCAATGAACTGGTTTCATTGGAGTGCTGCTTCAGCTTTGACCTTAATTAGCAAATCTCACTGGCAAAGAGTTCATTTTGGAAGAAACTAGCGAGTAGAATAAAGGGAAGAGGCAGAAAACTGTTTAAACAGGAAATACCTGAGGCTTTTCTCAACAATTACCCGAGACCTTTTATTTCCAAATTTGAAACAGATGCTAAACTATGAAAAGTTGTTCTTGTTTCCATTTTCATTGTCATTGCTGGCATTGTCTCCTCTGTGCTAGTTGGTAGTAAGAGTGCATATTGACAGAAGTTTTAGCATGTAACTCAACACTGATATCATAAGATCATAATTGTGTTAGGTTTAAACTGTGCTTACCATATACATTTATGCTCTGAAATCTGCCTTTACTCTCACTTCTTCAAGCTTACAAAGTACCAGCCTAATTTTGTTCTTTTGCAAACAAATTGATAATGCATGCTTTATGTTTATATAGGAGCATGCAAAGACTAATGACCATGCTGCATTAACAGAGCTCAGAACCTGCAAAGTTGAAATTTGTGTTGTATTAATTTCCATTCACAAGTAGACCTTTGTTTTATGATTGAGAATTTATGAAACAATGAGTTAACAGGAGGAAGACTACATCTCTATATATCTGGGTTTCATGAATAGTTTGCTGGAACTGAGGATCATATTTAACTTGTTAACTGTGTCAAATAGAACAGTGACCCATTCTTACACATTGCTCACAAGATATGTATCCTGGAAAAAAATCAATGGACTACAATCTGGAAAGAGAATTTCTAACATCTACTATTAGCCCAAAGACAATGACTGCCACATGAAAACAATCTTTGCAGTCGAATAGATCATCAACATATGTGGTATAGTTAACCAGTGAAAAATCGTATTAATTTGTGGTTAAATGTTCTCCATCTTGTTCACATATTTATCAAACCTGTTATAGTGACCCTGTATCATAGAAATACCTTAGGGATCAAATGGCATATTATGGATATTGCAGGACAACCATTTCTTAAAGTGGTATTTTAATCTCACTGCTGTCACTCTACACACAGGTAAACATACTTTCAGGCCTTTGCCACACCTACTATGTTCTGGaacaaaacacccgatgattatTATTTCCTATTTGTAGAGAAATTCAACAAATCTACACCATCACGATGGAGAACAATAGATTGAAAGATTTATTAATATAATTTTCTAGAGCTGTTAACAGTCAACCGAATTGAGGTAAGTCCTTACTATTGAACCTTACAAACACTGAACCATGGATTTAGAGAATACAGCACGACAAAATCTACACAAGAACTGTGATGCATTGTGGCATATTATGAAATAGAGGAACACTGCAAATGTGCACCTGTAATTTCTCATAAGTTAAGGCTGGCAGGTAGTAAAGTGGCATAGGGTACTGAATATGGAAGGTCAATGACCCAGGAGTgactgcagagagagaaaaaaataaccccTCAAGGACAAAAACCAAAACCTGTAAAACCATAACACATAAAGCATTCTACAAGGAGTTAAACAAAGGTTTGGTAATCATTAACTAATTTGCATAGTTTCTCTACACTTCAACACAATAGGTTGTTATAGCATTCCTTCTACGTTGATGCCATGACCACAGATAGTAAATTGCAATCAGCAcagtataaaataaaaataatgtcaGTGAACTGTAGAAAACATAATATTGTTCTGAATTCTGCTCAAGGTGACTCCATgtaccttcactctctgtgatgATTGTCTGAACCAAACCCACACATAGAATAATGCCCCAAACTAAGACTGGTAACAGCGGAATGTAGTTCTTGACTTTCTCTTTGCGTCCAGATGTTCCCCAGCTGGTGTTGGTAATGGTAAGAAGAGAAAAGCATTTGATTGGCAGTAACCCACTCATATAAAAGAATGGAAGCAGAGATAAGTAGATCATCACTGGACTTCCCTTTAGATAAGAGGCAATGATTGCTCTAATGAGTGCAAacccatggaagaaaaggaacatCCATAGAATGTTCCAAAGACACCCATAGTAAAATAACTTAATGATGGTCAGAGAAATGTAGAACGGCAACATAGCCATAATTATTGCCTCATATGTCATCCACAGACTTTGTTTATACCAGAAAAGAGAACTGAAGAACCAATTAATGATAGATGACTTGGTCCAGCGTATTTGTTGATTGAGCCAACGTAGGTATGGAACTGGAGTTTCTGTATAGCACCAAGCCTTGGGTGTATATCTGATTGAGTGAAACAAAAATACAGTTTCATTACTGAGTTCTGCTTTTCCAGAATTAACTTGGATTTTACACTAATAAAAATTAGCATACACCTTCAATGCAGTGGCCCAGAAGACTGACATGCTTTGCATTGTAATCTAACTTGTACCAATCTCTGCAAGTATCTTGCTATACAAGGGTGAAAAAAAGGTTATGGCTAAAGCACAAGAAAAGACAAGTTGAACCAATTTAAAGTTGGATCACTGTGAAGAAAACTGTTGCAGTGCTCGATATGTTTGTGAGCCTATACAGCAAGGCTCTTCAATAATCTCACTGAAGTGGACTTAAATAATGATGCACTCTTGAGTCGGAGACTACgcggggaaaaaaaatcaactttgTAACTTGAGGCTTCCTGCTCAAATACTGTCGAGTGATACCAACTTGAAACAGTGCCAATTGCAAatcaaaaaatctgcagatgctggaaatttagacAGAAGATACAGCAAATCAAactgcacctgtggaaagagaaacagaataaatgcTTCACCTGAAAAAAGATCTTCAGACTGAGatgttaactctttctctttctatagatgccttctgacctgctgagtagttctagaattttctgttttgatttcaggaagtcaattcaattcaggagTGGGCTTGGCTCTGACACTATGTTTGAATGGTCTGCTAGTATTTACAAGAAAAGTTTGATCAGATGTCTGATGCCAATAGTTCTAAATCTCAGCAAGGAGCAGTGATTTACAGGGAGAAAAGAAAATTTGGGGAAAAGAATCACTGAAGAATATTTATGCTCTTTTTTTAACAATACTGTCTAAGCTACTGTATGTCTAACCTAACTAAGTAGGCATAAAATGCTCATATTTAACACTGACTACAACACAAATCATGATATTGCATAACTGAGAAAAAGCTGGATTTGTTTCTTACTTGGTGGAATAGCCCAGACTGAGCACCCTATTAGTTAGATGACGATCATCGCCAAATGTGCACCGGACTCCAAGGAATCTCTGGTTGTACCAGGGCTCAAGCAATTGTTGGACCAAATTATTCCTGTACATCCCTGAAACAAATGTGCATTATTATAAACAAATACAGATCATGGACAGTTTGCTTGCTGTGATGAACCAGGATTAGAAATCAAAATTGAAAAACGTGGAAGTAAGAAGGCAAATCAGTTGGGCTCAGGTTTCTTTGCTGACTCTCCTTTGCTGACGTATTGATATTACTATCAGCAGTTCCACAtattaagtcaagtttattgtcatttaactacatacatatatataacatatataaccatataatgtatatagaaatgagacaacattgCTCCAaaccagggtgcaaaacacaggAGTACACTCAACACATGACAACTTATGAAGGCAAGGAAAAAATTTACAGATGAATCATGCATAAATGCATGAATTAAATATCGTAAGTTACGGAACAGATTAACTTCGACTGCAATGTGGTAGGGAGTTCGGAAGCCTAATAGCCTGAAGGAAGAAACTTTTTcctatcctgactgttcttgtttttatgcatcaggctctcctgcctgatggtagaaagtcagaggaCACTGGATGGATGGCTgggatgggatccttaataatactaagggcccttcatacacagcgctcctgataaatttccccagtggatggtagggagacacctatgatcctctcagccattctcataGTCCCTTGTAGGGGCTTCTGACctgatgctcgactgctcccataccagatggagatgcaactcgtcaggatgctctcaatggtgctcctgtaaaatgcagttaagatggaggGGGTGGGAAAATTTCGCttgcctcagtctccttaggaagtggagaggctgctgtgccttcttgttcagggaggtgatattgagggaccaagtgaggtcatctgtgatgtgaactcccaagaACTTGGTGCATTTTAATatcttaatatttttaatatcttgTTATTTATAAGCTTCAATGCTATTTTCACTGTGCAATATTCTCATTGAAATTAAGAATCATCAATCTTTTATTTTAGCTGATAACTTAGTACTGGACTATCTTTTTGACTAGCTTTTGAAATCAAAATATGGTAGCTTATTATTTGAATCTTATTCAGGCTTAGTATAATCTGCATAATAGTCTGTGCTGATGGTAAGTTTTCTAAGAAGAGAGCATTACCTTGAGCAATTGTGTGGAAATTGCATTTATACCTGAAGTATATATTTTAATATCTCTCTAAGATTGTGACATAGTCGATCGAGATCCTGTTTTATTTTTACCTACGTTCCTTACCTAAAGGTCCACTGATGCAAGAGAcacagttaaaataagattggCAGGCTCGTCCCAAATTGAACACGGTCCAGTAATGCAGGCTGCTAATGAAGCTTACGAATGAGTCAGTGGCATTTAAAATTCGCACTTCACCTCCAACTGCTCCATAACTTTCATCTGAATCTAATACTTTAACCAGTTCTGCAGTTGCTTGCGAGTCAAGGCTTGTGTCAGAATCACAGACCTAAAAGTTACATAACCTTTTAATAAAGATATCCAGTTCATTTGAATACACACAATCTACTGACAAGGATATATGTGAGCATATTCAAATTTAATCAGCTGAAAGGGGAAAGCATTAAATTGTGTATTTTAGATAACCGGTATTCATGTTTTTGTAACAATTGAAATGAACTGACAAAAAGCATTGCTATCAAGGCAAGTTGCAGCAGATCAAGAAAATTCCCCTAACTTTATCTGGGTAATAGTCAACATGTCTACAAAGGTATATTAAGAGGCAGAATAATAGGTCAAATAGATATACCCATTGTATCAGAATACCCAGTATCATTAAAGTCATACACAGGTCATAATTGTAAGCATGTTATCAATTCACCATACAAACAAAAGTACATTCAAAATATAAAGAATACTGTAAGAGGGACAGGTGTTGCATGTTGTTTTAATAATTATTTGGCACCCTTTTCAATAGTTCTGACTGTGCAAGCCAATGGGGAAAGAAAAAGCCAGAAAGGTGTTGGCTACTTCACAGCTGTGAACAAAACTCTGTATCTAATATGCAATGCTCCAGTTTTATAGGTACACAGGGCAAAAGTAGCTGGATTGTCTTGATGAAAACTATACTAAGATTTCTCTGTAATTTCTCTGTGTAGCTTCAACAAAAAGAGAACACTAAGCATCCAGCTTATAGCTGAGAGATGACCAGGATATAGGCAGattctgtggtggaggcagaagatTGTGGAAATAAAAGCACATCTTGACAGACATAAAACAAGAAAACTACATGATATCATCAAAACATTATTTCAATTCACCATACAAAATAGCAAATATATCTCTTTCCAGTGTACTTGCCTAAAATAAATCTAGTAATACTAGTTTCAAAATTTTCAACTACTCCCCCCAGTTATTAGAGAAGAGATTTCTAGATTTTCCTTAACCATTTTAAACCCCGTTGTTAAATAGATCTATTTTTAAGGTGCTAACTCTTGCTTTTACCTCTTGTCCTCAGAATTCTAATCTTTTAGCTTAAATCCCTTTCCAAGAAATTTGGGCTGTACTGCAAGGTCAGTACAATGAATTCTACTGTTATCTACTCtgcaaaataataaatagaatcTGATTATTGGATGAGGTATCAGTGAATTTTCTGTAGAAAGGCATCTGTGTAATGAATCAGAGACAGCATTTCTTTGATGCGGGAGATAGACTTATATCAATATAAGGGCTAACatttgagaaaaaaaaaagttaatgacATTAGTCATACCTGAATGTAATCCACTGTGTCAGCAATAGCTTTGAAGGCTGTGTACAGTACTTCTCTCTTTCCTCCCCTTTCTTGCATGATGCAAACACAACGCTTAGTGCGGATTAGTGATTCCACCTCCAAtctctctggatttccaacacttGCCTCCCCATAAAACAAATTAACAGGATCTCTTTGTGATGTTTTGCTGTTATCTTCTTTATTCCACATAATTCTATCAAAATTTCTAGAATGATAGTTGCCCTGCCATACATAAGTCCCAAAATCTTCCATGCCGAAAATCTCTTTGAATATGTCCATCATGTATTGATCTTCTATCGAGTTCCCATCAATGACCATTATAATTTtcaaattctggattgggtacgCTATTTTCTTCACACATTTAAGGCACTGTTCCAGGTACGAAGGATCTTCTTGATAAGCAGATATGGTTATGGCCACTGACTTGGCACTACAGCACTGAGGAATGTCATTTTTCATCTTGTTACACTCAAACAGGGCAAACATCGTTTGAAAGAAGAAGTGGCTAATGATCAGGGATCCATAAATACCAAGCAATGTTACTTTTCGTCTATGAAGGAGCTGAAATCCAGATATATAAGCCCAAGATAGACCAAGAAATAACAACAAGGCAAGCAGTATGGTGCAGGTCTTATTAGCTATTGAAACCCAAGTATCTTTGTTAACCATGGCTAGATAAGGTCAAAGTTGGTCAATTCCTATTTAGAGTGAAAGAAACAAAACCAGAGAAATTCAGTTACCATACAGAATGGTTATAGCTATTTGGAGACCATTTGACCTATCAAGTCCCTGCTGACTCTACTTAGGGCAAACCAAATTAGACCCACCCTCCCAATGTATTTCCTTTCAGATATTTATCCAGTTTCCTTTCCAATACTTTACTGACTCTattatcaatatttatttttaatttattttatttatttatttgagattCAGCGTGGAATAGGCTCATCCGGCCCTTTTCAGCCACGTTGCCCAGCCATCCCCAAATTTActactggcctaatcacaggacaatttacaatgaccaattaacataccaactggtatgtctttggaatgtaggaggaaaccagagcaaccacCGGAAATGCACggggagaatttacaaactccttacaggtagcaacaggaattgaacccaggtctcctgtactgtaaagcattgtgctaacccctatgctactgtgctgccccacccCCAGTAATCGATTCTGGATCATAACCACTCAGTGcataatacactcagtggccactttattaggtacaggagtagaaccCGTTGTGGTCttatgctgctgtagctcatccacttcaaggctcgatgtgttgtgcattcagagatgctcttctgtacaccactgttgttacaCATGGttagagttactgtcactttcctgtcatttGAAACCTATCTGGTCGTTCTCCTCTGATGATTGCCCcaacattgagatgttcccacaaccaatgatctcactttatctcatgttcttgtaatttattgctacttatttatatttgcaattgcacagtttgtcgtttTCTGCCCGTTGGATGATCTCTCAttaatcctgttacagttactattctgtagatttgctcagtatgcctacaaggaaatgaatctcagggttgtatatgatgacatatatgtactttgataataaaatttactttgaactctgatcttTCTGATTatcaaggcactttcacccacagaactactgctcactgggtgtttttttgtttttcccacaccattccctgtaaactcagGAGACTGTTGTATgagaaattcccaggagatcagcagtttctgagatactcaaaccaccacgtCTGGCACTAaccatcattccatggtcaaagtcacttaaattacACTCGTCCCCATCAAATATTTTGTTTGAACAAcagaaactcttgaccatgtctgcgtgctttcatgcattgagttgctaccatatgattgattgattagatatttgcattaacaaggtgtacaggtgttcctAATAGCGTGGTCACTGAGAGTAGATTTTTCTCAACAATTTTGGTTCTTTTATCAATCATTTTCATTCTATTTCTTTTCTATTTTTATCTTTCTGCCAATGGAAACACTTTTACATTATCCACTCTGTTAAGACTTTTCatcattttaaatacctccatcaGATCTTCTTGCAGTCTTCAAAAAGAACATTAACCCCAGCTTCTTTCCTGGAATCCATAACTTAAATCTCCAGACCTTCTCTAAAGTCTGTAGACTTTTCTAAAGTTTGAAGCCAAGAATTCAATATAATATTCCAGTTAAGGGAGAATCAGTGTCTTACAAAGATCTGTCATGACTCATGGTCTTGTACTACGTGACTCAATTTATTACGTCCAGGATTCtatatgctttttttaaaaaaccataaTATCAATCTGCCCTGCCATTTTCAATGAACTTCACACAAATAAATCTGAAGCTCTGTTCTTTTACTCCTTAGGGAATTGTGCCCTTCAGTTTATATTTCCTTTTCCTGTTCTTCCTATCTAAAATGTATCATTTCACATTTCTTGACATTGAAATTCATCTGCTACCCATCAGCCCATTCCACCTGACTGTCTTTTCCTCTACGAAGTCTCATCTTGCCACAATAAGCTCAAGTCTATGCTAGCTTGCAGAACACTTTCATCAGGGCCTTTCCCTGCCACCAGCAAAACTGAGGGCAATTTACAAACGTCAATTAATACACTAGCTCATACAAATTTGAGACTATACAAGCGAACTGGAAGACCTAGAAGAAAAACGTATAGTTAGAGGCAGAAGGTGACAATTCCAGATAGCATCCAAGGTTAGGATCAAACCTAGGTAACCGGAACTACTTAGCAGCAGTAGTGCTGTATCCCACCCCCGCCACCTCTTCCAGTTTTTTGCCTGTTCACAGTTCACATGCACATAGAATATTTTTCAGTTCTCTTTTATGATTGATGCCAGTATTTTCTCATGCTCTGTTGCAAGGATGTGGTGGTGGAACGAACCCAAGTGCTGAACACGGGCACAGAGGCCATCGGGAGGCGTTACGGTCGTAGCGAGCATGGAATTGGTGTCCAAGAGAGTCTATACCAGGAGTCTTGGTTTTAGTAGCGAATTCAGGAacgatgctagacttagaactgataATTCTGGATGTTGAAAgatatggacagagtggatgtggcaaagttgtttcccatgatgggggagtctagtacgagagggcatgacttaagaattgaagggcgcccattcagaacagaaatgtgaagaaatttttttcgtcagagggtggtgaatctatggaattcgttgccacgggcagcagtggaggccaagtcattgggtgtatttaaggcagagattgacaggtatctgagtagccagggcatcaaaggttatggtgagaaagcgggggagtgggactaaataggagaatggatcagctcatgataaaatggcagagcagactcgatgggccgaatggccgacttctgctcctttgtcttatggtcttatggtcttctaagAACCATGGAACGAGGTTACTCATACAAGagtccttgttgtgatcacagggtctttatcctgcagtttctgatgggaagcaggtgtgtgtagttaatggaacctgggaatgattagaaattaaatgaggtgattgaggcccaattcctgtggtaaatagcaaggtggggtattgccagaagggaccatgacagtacccccccccccaacgggaGCCTCCCGGCGATCCTCCAGGCCTCTCTGGATGGTCCCGATGAAAGtcctggatgagggaagggtctagAATGAAGGAGCAGGGGACCCAGGAATGCTCTTCTGGactgtacccttcccagtccaccagGTATTGAAAACCCCTGCCCCGACGGTGTACATCTAGTAGTCATCGGATGGTGTATGCCGGATGGTTGTCGATGATACGGgcaggtgggggagtctcagctGGGGGACACAAGGGGCTGACAGAGACTGGCTTTAACTGAGACATATGAAAAGTTGCGTGGATGCGCATGGATCTTGGCAGCTTTAGGCGGACGGCTGTGGGATTGATAACCCTGTAAACTTGAATGGTCCCTGGAAGCGAGGGGCGAGTTTCCTATGTTCGTTCTTGATCGGGAAGTCCTTGGAGGAAAGCCACACCATCTACAGTTTCTTGAGAGgaagggagtttagggagggcCACAAAGTGCACCGCCTTGGAGAATCGGTCTACCACGGTAAGGACTGTGGTGTTTCAGCGGGAAGGGGGTAGACCAGTGACGAAGTCTAAGGCGATGTGTGACCAGGGACGACCAGGGACAGGTACAGGACAAAATAGACCCACAGGAGGTCATTGAGAAACCTTTCCCCGGGCACAGATGGAACAAGCTGAGACATAAGAACGTGTGTCCCCCTCTGTGGACAGCCACCAAAAGTGCCTCCTCAGGAGAGCCAGGGTCCGATCACTCCTGGGGTGGCAGGCGAACCGGGATGTGTGCCCCCATTGGAGAACCTGAGAGCTGACGGAGATGGGCACGTACAGGCGATCGCTGGGTCCATTGCCAGGGTCGGGGTCATCCCGCTGGGCTTCCTTTACTTTAGCCTCGATCTCCCAAGTGAGGTGGCAACCAtgcaggatggtgggaggatagtctTGGTACTGGAGGTGTCATCCTTGGAGTCATGCTGGCGGGACAGCGCATCCGGCTTCCCGTTCTAGGATCCCGGACAGTACGTGAGGGAAAACCTGAACCGGCCAAAgaataatgcccaacgggcctgACGAGAATTCAGGCGTTTGGCGGTCTGAATATACCCCAGCTTCTTATGATCAGTCCGCACCACAAACGGGTGTTCTGCCCCCTGCAACCAGTGCCTCCATTCTTCCAGTGCTAGTTTGACCATCAGCAGTTCCCGATTCCCCACGTTGTAATTCCGCTCGGCGGGGGACAGTCGGCGAGAGTAGAAAGCGCAGGGGTGAAGCTTTTTGTCCGAACTTGACCGTTGGGATAGGACCGCTCCTACCCCAGAGTCAGAGGCGtccacctcaacaatgaattgaCGGGATGGGTCCGGATGGACCAGAATGGGAGCGGtggtgaaacgcctcttcaggtTGGTGAATGCTGAGTCCGCTTCAGAGTCCCAGCAAAATGGTGTGGTAGGCGAGGTAAGCCGGGTAAGGGGGACCGCCACTCGACTGCAGTCTCTGATGAATCGGcggtagaagtttgcaaaccccaggaaTCGTTGAAGTTGTTTGCGTGTCGTGGGTCTAGGCCATTCCTCCACTGCCCGGATCTTCTCGGGGTCTGCTTTTACTTGCCCGCTTTCAAT
It encodes the following:
- the LOC134340885 gene encoding hyaluronan synthase 1-like, which produces MVNKDTWVSIANKTCTILLALLLFLGLSWAYISGFQLLHRRKVTLLGIYGSLIISHFFFQTMFALFECNKMKNDIPQCCSAKSVAITISAYQEDPSYLEQCLKCVKKIAYPIQNLKIIMVIDGNSIEDQYMMDIFKEIFGMEDFGTYVWQGNYHSRNFDRIMWNKEDNSKTSQRDPVNLFYGEASVGNPERLEVESLIRTKRCVCIMQERGGKREVLYTAFKAIADTVDYIQVCDSDTSLDSQATAELVKVLDSDESYGAVGGEVRILNATDSFVSFISSLHYWTVFNLGRACQSYFNCVSCISGPLGMYRNNLVQQLLEPWYNQRFLGVRCTFGDDRHLTNRVLSLGYSTKYTPKAWCYTETPVPYLRWLNQQIRWTKSSIINWFFSSLFWYKQSLWMTYEAIIMAMLPFYISLTIIKLFYYGCLWNILWMFLFFHGFALIRAIIASYLKGSPVMIYLSLLPFFYMSGLLPIKCFSLLTITNTSWGTSGRKEKVKNYIPLLPVLVWGIILCVGLVQTIITESEGTWSHLEQNSEQYYVFYSSLTLFLFYTVLIAIYYLWSWHQRRRNAITTYCVEV